The Plasmodium knowlesi strain H genome assembly, chromosome: 14 genome has a segment encoding these proteins:
- a CDS encoding 60 kDa chaperonin, putative, translating to MKVKPAVVLLIVALLGCLLKCGHSVKRKRGICGKRRGLLNRRLKYINSKLISRRKENYVKVKMTENKVKGKDIIYGNECRNELLRGILTVSDVVKLTLGPRGRNVLLEKEYGSPLIINDGVTIAKNISLKDRKKNNGVKLMQESTNISNDKAGDGTSSTALMTATITSKGIEEVNKNHNPIPIQRGIQVASKMIIEKIKSLSTPIKTYKDILNIATIASNNDTHMGSIIANAYDKLGKNAAIILDDNADINDKLEFTEGYNFDRGIINPYLLYNENKDHIEYNNVSTLITDQNIDNIQSILPILEIFAKNKQPLCIIADDFSNEVLQTLIINKLKGAIKVVPIRAPSFGDRRKDYLKDLCIVTNSKYISADVGLDLNNLHNNMSSFDNNYLTLLGSANTLIVKKDRTSLITKEEYKNQIDDRIKVLKKELEETTSKYDKEKLNERIAALSGGIAKILIGGNTETEQKERKFKYEDATNAVKSAIDIGYVPGGGVTYLEIIKSNFINEIHKKIEEDLQNTANQEDKKYLDLVGNLESEMELRKMGANIVVSSLDVITKQIADNAGVNGENVVKIILNSKDKYGFGYDVNTNKFVNMVENGIIDSTNVIISVIKNSCSIASMVLTTECMMVDSEKKDKGILDSSINSPNYLQKHRRAGGYSRKLDHMDDDEDEDDLDDEDDEEDEEDEEEDDEDEDEDGDEEEDEDDGYNYDE from the exons ATGAAGGTGAAACCCGCAGTTGTGCTCCTGATAGTGGCCCTTCTGGGCTGCCTACTCAAGTGCGGGCACAGTGTCAAACGGAAGAGGGGAATATGCGGCAAGCGCAGGGGGCTCCTTAATAGAAGGCTGAAATACATCAACAGTAAACTCATAagcaggaggaaggaaaattacgTTAAAGTCAAAATGACTGAAAATAAAGTTAAGGGTAAGGATATCATCTACGGAAACGAATGTCGAAACGAATTGCTACGAGGTATTTTAACTGTCTCAGATGTGGTGAAGCTAACATTAGGTCCGAGAGGAAGAAACGTACTTCTTGAGAAAGAATATGGAAGCCCCCTAATAATAAATGATGGAGTGACAATTGCAAAAAACATATCCCTaaaggatagaaaaaaaaacaatggaGTTAAGTTAATGCAGGAAAGTACCAACATATCCAATGACAAAGCCGGAGATGGTACAAGTTCCACAGCATTGATGACAGCTACCATCACAAGCAAAGGTATTGAAGAAGTTAATAAAAACCACAACCCCATTCCTATACAAAGAGGAATACAGGTAGCCTCCAAAATGATTATCgagaaaattaaatcatTATCTACACCAATTAAAACTTATAAGGATATTTTAAATATAGCTACTATTGCAAGTAATAATGATACACATATGGGAAGTATCATTGCCAATGCTTATGACAAGCTGGGGAAAAATGCAGCTATCATTTTAGATGATAATGCCGATATTAATGACAAGTTAGAATTTACAGAAGGTTACAATTTTGACAGAGGAATTATTAACCCTTATCTTTTGtacaatgaaaataaagaccACATTGAATATAACAATGTCTCCACTTTGATTACGGATCAGAATATTGATAACATTCAATCCATTTTACCTATTTTGGAAATCTTCGCTAAGAATAAACAGCCGCTTTGTATCATCGCTGATGACTTTAGCAACGAGGTGCTCCAGACACTCATCATAAATAAACTGAAGGGTGCCATCAAAGTG GTACCCATAAGAGCCCCCTCCTTCGGAGACAGGCGCAAGGATTACCTGAAGGATCTGTGTATCGTGACGAACAGTAAATACATAAGCGCCGACGTGGGTCTAGACCTAAACAACCTACACAACAACATGAGTTCCTTCGACAACAACTACCTCACCCTCCTGGGAAGCGCAAACACACTCATAGTGAAGAAAGATAGAACCAGTTTAATCACCAAGGAGGAGTACAAAAACCAGATAGACGACAGGATTAaagttttaaagaaggaGCTTGAAGAAACGACATCCAAGTATGACAAGGAAAAGTTAAACGAGAGAATAGCTGCGTTATCAGGTGGAATTGCCAAAATATTAATAGGTGGAAATACAGAAACGGAACAGAAAGAGAGGAAGTTTAAATACGAGGATGCAACCAATGCAGTGAAGAGTGCAATTGACATTGGATACGTTCCAGGAGGAGGAGTTACTTATCTAGAAATAATCAAATCGAACTTCATAAACGAAATACACAAAAAGATTGAAGAAGATCTTCAAAACACAGCGAACCAAGAAGATAAAAAGTATCTAGATCTAGTGGGTAACTTAGAATCCGAAATGGAGCTCCGAAAAATGGGAGCAAATATAGTAGTCAGTAGCTTAGATGTAATTACCAAACAAATAGCAGACAATGCAGGAgtgaatggagaaaatgtcgtgaaaattattttaaattcaAAAGACAAATACGGATTTGGATATGATGTTAATACAAACAAATTTGTGAATATGGTTGAGAACGGAATTATCGACAGCACCAATGTGATCATTAGTGTTATTAAAAATAGCTGTAGTATAGCAAGTATGGTTTTGACCACCGAATGTATGATGGTGGACAGTGAGAAAAAGGACAAGGGAATCTTGGATTCTAGCATCAACTCGCCCAACTACCTGCAAAAGCATAGACGGGCTGGAGGATACAGCAGAAAACTAGACCATATGGATGATGACGAAGATGAGGACGACCTagacgatgaagatgatgaagaggatgaggaag
- a CDS encoding dihydrolipoyl dehydrogenase, mitochondrial, putative translates to MNAVVSGTRRVVFFPGRRHFSSKKDYDVIVIGGGPGGYVCSIRCAQNKLNVLNVNEDKKLGGTCLNRGCIPSKSLLHIAHNYYEAKNKFKQMGIIVDNVQLDVETLHKHKNKCMGNLADGITYLYKKNKVNHIIGHGSIVDGNSVLVNSEGKEKLVTAERIVIATGSKPIEIPLKKLNDDNVKEAETVVDLLQYDHQMIQTSDDILNFKKIPKKISIIGGGVIGLEIGSVFAKMGSEVIIFEYNNRLCSFLDADVSRVLQKTLEKIKIKFAFNTSVIGGNVENEQATIFAQNTKTKEIQKVTSDVVLVCVGRRPNFDNLNLDKVNIELGKNKKIQVDESFGVISHPTIKAIGDAIDGPMLAHKAEEEGYILANILLSELKLNKPKKSHINYDLVPSVIYTHPEVASVGLNEEKCKQMNLSFKAVTFPFAANSRSRTIDDFDGLIKLLVENETNKILGSQIVGNNASDLILPLSIYVGSGGSSKSLSKIIYAHPTFSEVIKEVALQSFDKAIHM, encoded by the exons ATGAATGCAGTTGTGAGCGGAACGAGGAGAGTCGTCTTCTTTCCAGGGCGGAGACATTTTTCATCAAAGAAGGA TTACGATGTGATAGTGATAGGTGGTGGCCCAGGAGGCTACGTATGCAGTATCAGGTGCGCACAGAACAAGCTTAATGTTCTCAACGTGAACGAAGACAAGAAGTTGGGAGGTACGTGTCTGAACCGAGGATGCATACCATCCAAGTCGCTGCTACATATCGCACACAATTATTATGAAGCAAAAAACAAGTTCAAGCAGATGGGAATTATCGTAGACAATGTACAGCTGGATGTAGAAACCTTACACAAGcacaaaaacaaatgcaTGGGTAATCTAGCCGATGGAATAACGTATCTGTATAAGAAGAACAAAGTTAACCATATAATAGGACATGGAAGTATCGTAGATGGGAACTCTGTCTTAGTAAACAgtgaagggaaggaaaagctgGTGACAGCGGAACGAATTGTTATCGCTACAGGATCAAAGCCGATAGAAATTCCACTAAAAAAGCTAAATGATGATAATGTGAAGGAGGCGGAAACTGTTGTTGACCTTCTACAGTATGATCACCAAATGATACAGACATCGGATGATATTCTGAACTTTAAGAAGATCCCGAAGAAAATTTCTATCATTGGTGGTGGTGTGATTGGATTAGAAATAGGTTCTGTTTTTGCCAAAATGGGTTCAGAAGTCATCATATTTGAGTACAACAACAGATTATGCTCTTTCCTAGATGCAGATGTAAGCAGAGTTCTGCAAAAAACcctcgaaaaaataaaaataaagttcgCTTTTAATACATCCGTAATAGGAGGTAACGTCGAAAATGAGCAAGCCACTATATTTGCACAAAATACAAAGACAAAGGAAATACAAAAGGTAACATCTGATGTCGTTCTAGTCTGTGTTGGTAGGAGACCGAATTTTGATAACCTGAACCTGGACAAGGTTAATATCgaattaggaaaaaataaaaagattcAGGTTGATGAGTCTTTTGGTGTCATATCCCATCCAACAATAAAAGCTATCGGGGATGCCATCGATGGACCTATGCTTGCACACaaggcagaagaagaaggatataTCCTAGCCAATATACTATTAAGCGAATTGAAGTTAAACAAGCCAAAAAAATCACACATTAATTATGATCTTGTACCCAGTGTTATATACACCCACCCCGAGGTCGCCAGCGTAGGTctaaatgaagagaaatgcAAACAAATGAATCTTTCATTCAAGGCAGttaccttcccctttgcGGCGAACAGCAGGTCTCGAACAATAGATGACTTCGATGGGCTCATTAAGCTCCTTGTTGAAAATGAGACGAACAAAATTCTCGGCTCACAAATTGTTGGAAACAATGCCAGCGATTTGATTCTTCCTCTGTCCATTTATGTTGGAAGCGGAGGATCCTCCAAAAGTTTGAGCAAGATTATTTATGCCCACCCCACCTTCTCTGAGGTCATCAAGGAAGTCGCCCTGCAGTCCTTCGACAAGGCCATCCACATGTAG
- a CDS encoding cytochrome b5, putative: MATKKLKVIGDKDLQKLKKESKCCIIINDLVYDVTAFLEHPGGFDVLKEHDGKDATEAFQQIGHSPSAKKLMKKFLIGIQKNSTLYNKKAATKMVKGKEEFVDYSEEETKEETEAKEGADANGKTSKKEKLPEEEKVNYPLVASAILLFSITYYFLFLKK, encoded by the exons ATGGCAACCAAAAAACTCAAAGTGATCGGCGACAAGGATCTCCAGAAGCTGAAAAAGGAATCCAAATGTTGCATCATTATAAACGATCTGGTGTATGACGTCACTGCGTTTTTGGAACACCCTGGGGGATTCGATGTTCTGAAGGAGCATGATG GAAAAGACGCAACGGAGGCCTTCCAACAAATAGGCCACTCGCCCAGCGCAAAGAAGCTGATGAAGAAATTCCTTATTGGCATTCAAAAGAACTCGACCCTCTACAACAAAAAGGCAGCTACAAAGATGGTGAAGGGTAAGGAGGAGTTCGTGGACTATTCCGAAGAGGAaacaaaagaggaaacaGAAGCAAAGGAAGGCGCAGACGCGAATGGGAAGACttccaaaaaggagaag CTcccagaggaagaaaaagtgaactaTCCCCTTGTAGCATCGGCTATCCTCCTCTTCAGCATcacatattattttttgtttttaaaaaaataa
- a CDS encoding CWC16 domain-containing protein, putative: MLSLKASRADNFYYGSVEDERTKKKKEEEKKKKNKKDYNEIKFEVPYTIICTKCKSYVYKGERFNSERRQVGFYLSTPFYSFTFTCKKCPNVIVFETNPKDCSYDIIQGARKKNEQFENVLTEQGRNNVNSIDFEKNKKKKINPFLLLEAEALRKKGREGEQANRQGAEQDTPSGERPLGSDDTSHDELPTDHSSGGELPNEEQSNGEDDPPSEEYMNDVIKQNYRRNHIMKNDFSCNSNLRKQLRDIKRAKIQELQERKRKNLFIDIVEGDPLEEVLVKKYVRYGEKLRRGRGTQGKDTQREGILASGNHSKDRPGIDPPIKRKLAKSNLIKKKKSSIFDQKYLKKGK, translated from the coding sequence ATGCTATCGCTGAAGGCGTCCAGGGCGGACAACTTCTACTACGGTAGTGTGGAGGACGAGCGCaccaagaagaagaaagaggaggaaaaaaaaaaaaaaaacaaaaaggattataacgaaataaaatttgAAGTACCATACACCATTATATGTACTAAATGCAAATCGTATGTCtacaaaggggaaaggttCAACAGTGAAAGGAGACAAGTGGGGTTCTACTTGAGTACCccattttattccttcactTTTACATGCAAGAAGTGCCCAAATGTAATTGTCTTTGAGACCAACCCAAAGGACTGCTCCTACGATATCATCCAGGGagccagaaaaaaaaacgagcagTTCGAAAATGTCCTCACGGAGCAGGGACGCAATAATGTTAACTCCAtcgattttgaaaaaaacaaaaaaaaaaaaataaatccttTTCTGCTGTTAGAAGCTGAGGCCCTCCGGAAGAAGGGGCGCGAAGGTGAACAGGCTAACCGCCAGGGTGCAGAACAAGACACACCATCGGGGGAAAGGCCACTTGGTTCAGATGACACATCACATGATGAACTTCCCACCGATCACTCCTCAGGAGGTGAACTCCCCAACGAGGAGCAGTCGAACGGGGAGGATGACCCCCCAAGTGAAGAATACATGAACGACGTTATCAAACAAAACTACCGAAGGAACCATATTATGAAAAACGACTTTTCTTGTAATAGTAACTTGAGAAAGCAATTGAGGGATATAAAGAGGGCAAAAATTCAGGAGCTTCAAGAGCGCAAGCGGAAAAATCTTTTTATTGACATTGTGGAAGGGGACCCCCTCGAGGAGGTACTCGTAAAGAAGTATGTGCGCTATGGGGAGAAGCTCAGACGGGGCAGAGGCACCCAGGGGAAGGACACCCAGAGAGAGGGCATCCTTGCCAGTGGTAACCATAGTAAGGATCGCCCAGGGATTGATCCTCCCATTAAACGGAAACTTGCAAAGAGTaacttgataaaaaaaaagaagagtagCATATTTGACCAGAAGTAtctgaaaaaggggaagtag